In Massilia antarctica, the following are encoded in one genomic region:
- a CDS encoding diacylglycerol kinase: protein MTQPVSDFKSKSGFKRILAATSYSMDGFKSAWTHEHAFRQELIVVVIGAIIALVLPVSAFQKLFLIAVLVLVLIVELINSAIEAVVDRVSLERHPLSKNAKDFGSAAVMLAVLIAIASWAVVLFNRFY, encoded by the coding sequence ATGACCCAGCCTGTCAGTGATTTTAAAAGCAAAAGCGGCTTCAAGCGCATTCTGGCAGCGACGAGCTACTCGATGGACGGGTTCAAATCCGCCTGGACCCACGAACACGCCTTCCGCCAGGAATTGATTGTCGTCGTCATCGGCGCCATCATCGCGCTGGTGCTGCCGGTGTCGGCCTTCCAGAAACTGTTCCTGATTGCCGTGCTGGTGCTGGTGCTGATCGTCGAACTGATTAATTCGGCCATCGAAGCGGTGGTTGACCGCGTCTCGCTGGAACGCCATCCGCTGTCAAAAAACGCCAAGGATTTCGGTAGCGCCGCCGTCATGCTGGCGGTCCTGATCGCCATCGCCTCCTGGGCCGTGGTGCTGTTCAACCGCTTTTACTAG
- a CDS encoding CysB family HTH-type transcriptional regulator: MNFQQLRSIREAARRGYNLTEVANALFTSQPGVSRQIRELEDELGVVIFERNGKRLTGLTDPGKGILKIIDRLLVEAENLQQASMEYAGQNSGTLTIAATHTQARYALPKVVQSFRKDFPEVRIALQQSAPDHIAEWVLSGKADIGIATEGLSQFPDLVSFPCYRWSHLIVVPDGHPLLNCSPIRLEDLAQYPLITYDVGFTGRGHIDAAFAKAGVRTDIVLTAMDSDVIKQYVSLGMGVGIVASMAFDHGRDKGLRAVEASHLFAPNVTRLAVRRGAYLRAYAYHFIEQFAPDVSRADIERALDADAPREN, from the coding sequence ATGAATTTTCAACAACTGCGGTCCATCCGCGAAGCGGCCCGGCGCGGCTACAACCTGACCGAAGTCGCCAATGCGCTGTTTACGTCGCAGCCTGGTGTGAGCCGCCAGATCCGCGAACTCGAAGACGAACTTGGCGTGGTGATTTTCGAGCGCAACGGCAAGCGCCTGACCGGGCTGACCGATCCGGGCAAGGGCATCCTGAAAATCATCGACCGCCTGCTGGTGGAGGCCGAGAACCTGCAACAGGCCAGCATGGAGTATGCGGGCCAGAACAGCGGCACCCTGACCATCGCCGCCACGCACACGCAGGCGCGCTATGCGCTGCCGAAGGTGGTGCAGTCGTTTCGCAAGGACTTCCCGGAGGTGCGCATCGCGCTGCAGCAGAGCGCTCCCGATCATATCGCCGAGTGGGTTTTGTCGGGCAAGGCCGATATCGGGATAGCCACCGAGGGCTTGTCGCAGTTCCCCGACCTGGTGTCGTTCCCGTGCTACCGCTGGAGCCATCTGATCGTGGTGCCGGACGGGCATCCGCTGCTCAATTGCTCGCCGATCCGGCTGGAAGACCTGGCCCAGTATCCGCTGATTACCTACGACGTGGGCTTTACGGGGCGCGGGCATATCGATGCGGCGTTCGCCAAGGCGGGGGTGCGCACCGACATCGTGCTCACGGCGATGGATTCGGACGTCATCAAGCAGTATGTGAGCCTGGGGATGGGCGTGGGGATCGTGGCCTCGATGGCGTTCGATCATGGGCGCGACAAGGGCTTGCGCGCGGTCGAAGCATCGCATCTGTTCGCGCCCAACGTGACGCGGCTGGCGGTGCGGCGCGGCGCGTATCTGCGCGCGTACGCGTATCACTTCATCGAACAGTTCGCGCCGGATGTCTCGCGTGCCGATATCGAGCGTGCGCTGGACGCCGACGCGCCGCGCGAAAATTAG
- the cysW gene encoding sulfate ABC transporter permease subunit CysW has protein sequence MSTVLNQAGKPAGKGASRKRRSPWELFLPSHPLEPVWVSALLKLVAFAFLTLFLFIPLAAVFAEAFKKGVETYVKAITDPDAVAAIKLTLIAAFISVPFNLVFGVCAAWCIAKFEFRGKAILLTLIDLPFSVSPVIAGLIYVLMFGAQGWFGGWLAAHDIKILFAVPGIVLATVFITFPFVARELIPLMQSQGNEEEEAALVLGASGWNTFWRVTLPNIKWGLLYGVILCNARAMGEFGAVSVVSGHIRGETTTMPLHVEILYNEYNFAAAFAVASLLALLALVTLAIKTFVEWRLRETHALHADTRNMEHGS, from the coding sequence ATGAGTACCGTATTGAACCAGGCGGGCAAGCCCGCCGGCAAAGGCGCCTCACGCAAGCGCCGCTCGCCGTGGGAACTGTTCCTGCCCTCGCATCCGCTCGAACCGGTCTGGGTCAGCGCGCTGCTCAAGCTCGTCGCCTTTGCGTTCCTGACCCTGTTCCTGTTCATTCCGCTGGCCGCCGTGTTTGCGGAAGCCTTCAAGAAGGGCGTCGAGACCTACGTGAAAGCCATCACCGACCCGGACGCGGTGGCGGCCATCAAACTGACCCTGATCGCCGCTTTCATTTCGGTGCCGTTCAACCTGGTGTTCGGCGTGTGCGCGGCCTGGTGCATCGCCAAATTCGAATTCAGGGGCAAGGCCATTCTGCTTACCTTGATCGACCTGCCGTTTTCCGTCTCGCCGGTGATCGCGGGCCTGATCTATGTGCTCATGTTCGGCGCCCAGGGCTGGTTCGGCGGCTGGCTCGCCGCGCACGACATCAAGATCCTGTTCGCGGTGCCGGGCATCGTGCTGGCGACGGTATTCATCACTTTTCCGTTCGTGGCGCGCGAACTGATTCCGCTGATGCAGTCGCAGGGTAACGAGGAAGAAGAAGCCGCGCTGGTGCTGGGCGCCTCTGGCTGGAACACCTTCTGGAGGGTGACCCTGCCGAACATCAAATGGGGCCTGCTGTATGGCGTGATCCTGTGTAACGCCCGCGCGATGGGCGAATTCGGCGCGGTGTCGGTGGTGTCGGGCCATATCCGCGGCGAGACCACCACCATGCCACTGCATGTGGAAATCCTCTACAACGAATACAACTTCGCGGCCGCCTTTGCCGTCGCCTCGCTGCTGGCATTGCTGGCGCTGGTGACCCTGGCGATCAAAACCTTTGTCGAATGGCGTTTGCGCGAAACGCATGCGCTGCACGCCGACACACGCAACATGGAGCACGGATCATGA
- a CDS encoding sulfite exporter TauE/SafE family protein has translation MQLTYIVSGFAVGLLVGMTGVGGGSLMTPLLTLLFGVPPSVAVGTDLAFASITKSAGTFTHRLRGTVRWDIVRYLCCGALPAAVAATLALKQFGALDKEIGQIIRYSIAGSVMLTVIALLFKAKMLAWINAKPERQLQGRPLAAATIVSGALLGVLVTVSSIGAGAIGATLLVMLYPRMSAAEVAGTDIAYAVPLTAIAAFGHWWLGSINWALLAMLLIGSLPGITLGSWIAKSVPEGFLRALLATTLTLVAVKLVY, from the coding sequence ATGCAACTTACGTATATCGTTTCAGGTTTCGCGGTCGGCCTGCTGGTCGGCATGACCGGCGTCGGCGGCGGCTCCCTCATGACTCCGCTGTTGACCTTGCTGTTCGGCGTTCCGCCCTCGGTTGCCGTCGGCACCGACCTCGCGTTCGCCTCCATCACCAAGTCGGCCGGGACCTTCACTCACCGCCTGCGCGGCACCGTGCGCTGGGATATCGTGCGCTACCTCTGCTGCGGCGCCTTGCCGGCCGCCGTGGCCGCCACCCTGGCGCTCAAGCAATTCGGCGCCCTCGACAAGGAAATCGGCCAGATCATCCGTTACTCCATCGCCGGCTCGGTCATGCTGACCGTGATCGCGCTGCTGTTCAAGGCCAAGATGCTGGCCTGGATCAACGCCAAGCCCGAGCGCCAGTTGCAGGGCAGGCCGCTGGCGGCGGCCACCATCGTGTCCGGCGCGCTGCTGGGTGTGCTGGTGACGGTCTCGTCGATCGGCGCCGGCGCCATTGGCGCCACCTTGCTGGTCATGCTGTATCCGCGCATGAGCGCGGCCGAAGTGGCCGGCACCGACATCGCTTACGCCGTGCCGCTGACCGCGATCGCCGCCTTCGGCCATTGGTGGCTCGGTTCGATCAACTGGGCCTTGCTGGCCATGCTGCTGATCGGTTCGCTGCCGGGCATTACCCTCGGTTCCTGGATCGCCAAGTCGGTGCCGGAAGGTTTCCTGCGTGCCTTGCTGGCCACCACGCTCACCCTGGTGGCGGTCAAGCTGGTCTATTAA
- a CDS encoding peroxiredoxin, with translation MSLRLGDTAPDFEQDSSLGTIKFHEWAGDSWVVLFSHPADFTPVCTTELGLTAKLKPEFDKRNVKAIALSVDPAELHKTWIKDIEETQKTVVGFPIIADADKKVAALYDMIHPEQSATATVRSLFVIDPKKKIRLSITYPMSTGRNFDEVLRVIDALQLSDAYTVATPGNWRDGDDVIIPLSVQDPELIKQKYPKGYTAQRAYLRVTPQPNK, from the coding sequence ATGAGTTTACGTTTGGGCGATACCGCTCCGGATTTCGAGCAGGATTCTTCGCTGGGAACGATCAAGTTTCACGAATGGGCAGGCGACTCCTGGGTGGTGCTGTTTTCGCACCCGGCCGACTTCACGCCTGTCTGCACTACCGAGCTGGGCCTCACCGCCAAGCTCAAACCGGAATTCGACAAGCGCAACGTGAAAGCCATCGCCTTGTCAGTCGATCCGGCCGAGCTGCACAAAACCTGGATCAAGGATATCGAAGAGACGCAAAAAACCGTGGTGGGCTTCCCGATTATCGCCGATGCCGACAAAAAAGTGGCTGCGCTGTACGACATGATCCACCCGGAACAGTCGGCCACGGCCACGGTGCGTTCGCTGTTCGTGATCGATCCCAAGAAAAAGATCCGCCTGTCGATCACCTATCCGATGAGCACGGGGCGCAACTTCGACGAAGTGCTGCGGGTCATTGACGCCCTGCAACTGAGCGACGCCTACACCGTGGCCACTCCCGGCAACTGGCGCGATGGCGACGATGTGATCATCCCGCTGAGCGTGCAAGACCCGGAACTGATCAAGCAAAAATATCCGAAAGGCTACACGGCCCAGCGTGCTTACCTGAGGGTCACGCCCCAGCCGAACAAATAA
- a CDS encoding RBBP9/YdeN family alpha/beta hydrolase translates to MTELFPHFQVIVVSGLHDSGPDHWQSRWQRLHPEFVRVRQDDFGQPDLAAWAARLDRQRRADPRPALLVAHSFGCLTAVHSIARNSEGVAGVLLVGPADPDKFGVAERLPALPLDCPSILISSANDPWMSAPHAALWARRWGSELIEQGRLGHINAESGLGDWPAGQQYLQRLAELAHNRSLAFSP, encoded by the coding sequence ATGACGGAACTCTTTCCCCATTTTCAAGTAATCGTGGTCAGCGGGCTGCATGACAGCGGGCCGGACCATTGGCAGTCGCGCTGGCAGCGCCTGCACCCGGAATTCGTGCGCGTGCGCCAGGATGACTTCGGCCAGCCCGACCTCGCCGCCTGGGCCGCGCGGCTGGACCGGCAGCGCCGCGCCGATCCGCGTCCGGCGCTGCTGGTGGCGCACAGCTTCGGCTGCCTGACCGCCGTGCACAGCATCGCCCGCAACAGCGAAGGCGTAGCCGGCGTGCTGCTGGTCGGGCCCGCCGATCCGGACAAGTTCGGCGTGGCCGAGCGCTTGCCGGCGCTGCCGCTCGACTGCCCCAGTATATTAATCAGTAGCGCCAACGATCCGTGGATGAGCGCGCCGCACGCGGCCCTGTGGGCGCGCCGCTGGGGCAGCGAACTGATCGAGCAGGGCAGGCTGGGCCACATCAATGCGGAATCGGGCCTGGGCGACTGGCCCGCCGGACAACAATATTTGCAGCGGCTGGCCGAATTGGCGCACAATAGGTCGCTGGCCTTTTCGCCATGA
- a CDS encoding sulfate/molybdate ABC transporter ATP-binding protein, with the protein MTIEVRNINKRFGDFVALDNVSLQFPSGELTALLGPSGCGKTTLLRIIAGLEHPDSGHVLLDGEDASDRHVRERQVGFVFQHYALFKHMTVFENVAFGLRVKPRRDRPSEQEIRHKVQQLLELVQLDWLADRHPPQLSGGQRQRIALARALAVEPRVLLLDEPFGALDAKVRKELRRWLRRLHDDLHVTSIFVTHDQEEALEVSDQVVLMNKGRVEQLGSPEQVYNNPASPFVYGFLGNVNLFHGRVNDGVMASGDASFSVPGHAAATNGQGIAYVRPHDLDIDRYTPGAEGIVVKLRRAHAIGPLAQLDLERADNAELIEAVIPNERYRLLQLKEGETLVVRPRRMQVFVDQGAAI; encoded by the coding sequence ATGACGATCGAAGTCAGGAATATCAACAAGCGGTTCGGCGATTTTGTCGCCCTCGACAACGTGTCGCTGCAGTTCCCTTCGGGCGAACTGACCGCACTGCTCGGCCCTTCCGGCTGCGGCAAGACCACCTTGCTGCGCATTATCGCGGGCCTGGAACATCCCGATAGCGGGCACGTGCTGCTCGACGGAGAAGATGCGTCGGACCGCCATGTGCGCGAGCGCCAGGTCGGTTTCGTGTTCCAGCACTACGCGCTGTTCAAGCACATGACCGTGTTCGAGAACGTGGCCTTCGGACTGCGCGTCAAGCCGCGCCGTGACCGTCCGAGCGAACAGGAGATCCGCCACAAGGTGCAGCAGCTGCTCGAACTGGTGCAGCTTGACTGGCTGGCCGACCGCCATCCGCCGCAGCTGTCGGGCGGGCAGCGTCAGCGCATTGCGCTGGCGCGCGCGCTGGCGGTGGAGCCGCGCGTGCTGCTGCTCGACGAGCCGTTCGGCGCGCTCGACGCCAAGGTGCGCAAGGAACTGCGGCGCTGGCTGCGCCGCCTGCACGACGACCTGCACGTGACCAGCATCTTCGTCACCCACGACCAGGAAGAAGCGCTCGAAGTGTCGGACCAGGTGGTGTTGATGAACAAGGGCCGGGTCGAGCAGCTCGGCTCCCCCGAACAGGTGTACAACAATCCGGCGTCGCCCTTCGTGTACGGCTTCCTCGGCAATGTGAACCTGTTCCACGGAAGGGTGAACGATGGCGTCATGGCCAGCGGCGACGCCAGTTTTTCGGTGCCGGGCCATGCGGCGGCCACCAACGGGCAGGGAATCGCCTACGTGCGCCCGCACGATCTTGACATCGACCGCTACACGCCGGGCGCCGAGGGCATCGTCGTCAAGCTGCGCCGCGCGCACGCGATCGGTCCGCTGGCGCAGCTCGACCTGGAGCGCGCCGACAATGCCGAATTGATCGAAGCGGTCATTCCCAACGAGCGATACCGCCTGTTGCAATTGAAGGAAGGCGAAACCCTGGTGGTGCGTCCGCGCCGGATGCAGGTGTTCGTCGATCAGGGAGCTGCGATATGA
- the cysT gene encoding sulfate ABC transporter permease subunit CysT, whose amino-acid sequence MSAVHPTPRKAPRRVLPGFGLTLGFTVFYLCLIVLIPLSSVFIKTFSMTWAAFWDVVASEQALASYRLSFGASFIAAVINTVFGGIVAWVLVRYEFPGKRFMDALVDLPFALPTAVAGITLTALYSSNGWIGKYFTELGIKVSYTPLGVVVALTFIGLPFVVRTVQPVLEDLEKELEEAAASLGASAWQTFTRVVFPAVMPALLTGFALSFARATGEFGSVIFIAGNQPMISEITPLLIYIKLEAYNYAGATAIAVVMLVFSFALLLAINLLQAWTRARTGKK is encoded by the coding sequence ATGTCCGCCGTTCATCCCACTCCGAGAAAAGCGCCGCGCCGGGTCTTGCCCGGCTTCGGCCTGACCCTCGGGTTTACCGTGTTTTATCTCTGCCTGATCGTGCTGATCCCGCTGTCGTCGGTCTTCATCAAGACCTTCAGCATGACCTGGGCGGCGTTCTGGGACGTGGTGGCGTCGGAACAGGCGCTCGCCTCGTATCGCCTCAGCTTCGGCGCCTCCTTCATTGCGGCCGTGATCAACACGGTCTTCGGCGGCATCGTCGCATGGGTGCTGGTGCGCTACGAGTTCCCGGGCAAGCGCTTCATGGACGCGCTGGTCGACCTGCCGTTCGCGCTGCCCACGGCGGTGGCCGGCATCACGCTCACCGCGCTGTATTCGAGCAACGGCTGGATCGGCAAATACTTCACCGAACTTGGCATCAAGGTGTCCTACACCCCGCTCGGGGTGGTCGTGGCGCTCACCTTCATCGGCTTGCCCTTCGTGGTGCGCACGGTGCAGCCGGTGCTGGAAGACCTGGAAAAAGAACTCGAGGAAGCCGCCGCCAGCCTGGGCGCCAGCGCCTGGCAAACCTTCACGCGCGTGGTGTTCCCGGCCGTGATGCCGGCCCTGCTGACCGGCTTTGCGCTCTCGTTCGCGCGCGCCACCGGCGAATTCGGTTCCGTCATTTTCATCGCCGGCAACCAGCCGATGATCTCCGAAATCACGCCGCTGCTTATCTACATCAAGCTCGAAGCGTATAACTACGCCGGCGCCACCGCCATCGCCGTGGTGATGCTGGTGTTCTCGTTCGCGCTGCTGTTGGCCATCAATCTGCTACAGGCGTGGACCCGCGCCAGGACGGGGAAAAAATGA